In Halapricum desulfuricans, a single window of DNA contains:
- a CDS encoding YccF domain-containing protein, producing MAQRSFWVRALWFVFVGWWATPIVVNTAWLLNVTVVLLPIGIKLINLVPTVLNRLPYVTSLYRFHG from the coding sequence ATGGCACAACGTTCTTTCTGGGTTCGTGCGCTGTGGTTCGTGTTCGTCGGCTGGTGGGCAACACCGATCGTCGTGAACACTGCGTGGCTACTCAACGTCACGGTCGTCCTGCTCCCGATCGGGATCAAATTGATCAACCTCGTGCCGACAGTGCTCAACCGGCTGCCATACGTCACCTCACTGTACCGGTTCCACGGATAA